The genomic region TCGCGGCGAGCAGCTCGTGCCGCAGACGGGCGCCGGTGATCGACCCGTCGAGGCGCATCGTGTCGCGCGCGTGCTCGAGCGACACATCCGGATAGAACGGGTCGTTTTTGATCGGCTTTGCGGGTTCCGCATCCGCCGGCGCACGCGGCAGCGGCGGGGTCGAGACAAAGGACATGGTCGGGTTCGTCAGGTTGATCGGTAGAGGCGGTGGACGGGGCTTTCGCGCGGACAGTGCCGGCTACGGCCCCGTGCCGCCTGGTGCGCGGGGTACGCTCGGTGTCAGCCACCGGGGTCGGACTGGCCCCCGTTGGCGGAATTCTTCAGCTCGCGCTCGAGCCGCTCGATGTCCTTCTTCACGCCCACGTTCGCGAAGAGCTGCAGCGCGCGGCGTAGATGGTCGAGGGCACGGGCGGGATCGGAGGCGGAGAGGCCGTAGCCGATCGCCTTGTGCAGCTTCGCGCGAACTTCGTCGGGCATGTCGGCCACTGCCGTGAGTCGCTCGATCTCGACGAGCGGTTCGACCTGGATCGCATCGCCGGCGCGATGGGCGCGCAACGCGGCCTCGGCGAATTCCTCGACGAGCAGACACGGCGTGCTGCGCTTGTACTGGTCGGGCAGCGGGAGGGCGTGCCGCAGCGCGTACGCGCCGATCTCGAGCGCGCCTTGGTAATCGCCGACGTCGATGCGCCAGACCATGATCGTCATCAGCACGTCGTCCTGGGCGCCGGCTGCGCCGTCGAGCACGCCCGCGACCCACGCGTCGTATGCAGGCAGGAACTGCCGCTTCAGGTCGGCCTTGCGCTCGAGCGACTCGACAGCCTTCAGCGCGCGGCGGTGTTCGTCGAGCTGCGCGAGCATCAGCGTATATGCCGAGTCGTCGCGCAGCCCGCCGACACTCGTCGGCGTACCGCGCGCGGCCGTGGCCGCGACGGTGCGCTGGAAGTGTTGGCGGAACTGGTTCGTCATGCGCCACCCTGCGGAGCGGCCGGGGCAGCGTCGGCAAACTGGATGCCCTCGACCACGCAGCCGGCGCCGTACTGCTCGATCACGTACGCATCGTTCGAGCTTTCATAGTTCTCGATGCGATCGCGCTCGGGCACTTCCTTCAGCGAGCGCCGGCGCGCGCTGGTTTGCCAGTAGATCGACAGGTTGTCCAGGCGAGTGACCATCAGCGCATGCGGCGGGAAGTACGGCACGCTGACGGCCGGCAGGTTGCCGACGCGCTTCTGCGATACGACGATGTCGGTTGCGAGAGTTTCGGTCGACGGCTGCGCCTGGTTGATGAGCGGGAAATACTTGTCCTGGAGCAGCTCGCGGCCGCAGATCACGACGAGGTTCGGGTCTTCGGCGTACCACGGGTCGAGGAACTCGTTGCGCGCGAGCGAAACGACAGCGTCGAGATTCTTGAATTCTTCGCCCTTGCCGATCTTCACGCCCGAGAACACGCGTTGCTTCGCGTTGTTGCGGTACTGCTGCAGCCAACCGATGTTCACGTCCTGCAGCAGCGGATTCGTGGCGAGATCGGTATCGTCCGCAACCTTCACGCCGTTCCAGCCGATCATGATGCGATCGAGCGCCTGACGCACTATGATGGAATCGCGCAGACGCGCCTGGAAGTCCGGGAACTTCGCCCACGCGTCGAGCTGCTGATAGCGGATGTGCGTGTCGTAGTTCGTCTTCTCGCAACGGTATTTCTGGTTGTCGAGTGCCGAGACGTCGCGCGTTTCACGCGCTCGCTTGGTCGTATCGGTGCGGCTCGCGATCGGGCCGGATACGCCGAGGCCGATCTTCTCGCCCTCCATTTCCTCGACGCCGTGGATGTTGATCCGGCCGAGGAATGCGCTCGATTCCTGAATCTTTGTTTCGAGCGTTTGCTGCACGCTCGGCGCGACCGAAAACTTCTTCGTGGCATCGCTGATGCCGTTCAGTTCCTGGATGCGAGCCAGATACCGGTTGTACTGCTCGCGGGTAGTGTTCCGCATGGGTTCTCCGTCTGGGGGAATTGGGATGAGGGCGGGTTAGCAGTCGGTCTGCGCCCCGTTGTCGCTGCCCGTCGACGTCGGCCGCTGTTGCGGGCTGCTGTCGGTGCGCGAAAGCTTCTGGACCAGTTCGCTGTGTCGCTTCTCGCCGTCCTTCTGCGCGCGTTTCAGCTCGTCAACGTTCGTGTTGAATTTCTCGAGCTGCTCGAGCACCTGGCTCTGGCTTTCCGCGAGCGCGACGACCGATTGCGAGAGGTCGGAAAAGCGCTGCTCGTCGGTTGCTTCCTTGCGGTTCAGCAGGCCGCGTACCTTCGAGAACAGTGACTTGCCGGCATCACCGGTACGCGGCGGTGCGTCCTCGTCTTCGATCTCGATGTCGGCTTCGATGGCGGCGCTGAAGAGGTTTTCCGGGCGCTGCTTCCGTGCGTCGTACGCTTTGTGCTTCGCACTGAACTGCAACATTTCCGTGCCGAGGCTTGCCGGGTTGTCGGTGACGGCGAGACCGACCAGGTACGCCTCTCCCGTGCCGGCGAAATCGGGATCGACTTCCATCGACGTGTAGACCTTCTGCCGCTGCTCGGTGGTCAGCGCGACCAGGTCTTTGGTCGGCGACAGTTGCGCGAGCAGGCGCATCTTTCCGTCCTGCTCTTCTGCCTTGAGCGCGATCACGTCGCCATACGCGCGGAACGTGCTATCCGGGGTGTAGCCGCGAATGTGTTCCATGTTGATGCGTGCGCCGTACGTTTTCGGGTCGTAGCTGCTCGCCATCTGTTCGAGCATCGCGCGATCGATCGTGCGGCCGTCCGTCGTCGCGCCTTCGGTCGCGATCCGGAAAAACTTCGTCTTCTTTGCGTCCTGTGCCATGTGCGAATCCGCTGAGAGGGGGCTGTGTTCAGGGATTCCAGTTTCGGCAGTTCGAACCGGAGTCGCAACGCATGTTGGTTGTGCGCGCAACCGATACAACCGTATGCAGTAGGGCCTACGCGCGCGCGTCGGTAGCCTTGCTGCATGACTGCACTTCCCATTGATTCATCCGACGTTGATCCACGCCGACGCGCACGCGACCTGTACTGGCAGGGGTATCGCATCGCGCGTATCGCCGAGCTGCTCGGCGTGAAGCCGGCCACGCTCTATAGCTGGAAAAAGCGCGATGGATGGGACGAGACCGAGCCGGTCGATCGCGTCAACATGACGATCGAGGCGCAGCTGATAAAGCTCGTCACGAAGGAGGCGAAGGAAGGGCGCGACTTCAAGGAGATCGACCTGCTGACGCGTCAGCTCGACCGGTTGCGATCGCGACCAGCGAACGATGCAAAGGTGAGCGAATCCGGGGGTGGTGGCGGCACGCGCCGATCGTGCAGCTCGGACGACCGCAACGCGTTCAGCGAAGAGCAGATCGAGAAGTTGAACGATGCGTTCCTCGAATCGATCTTCGACTATCAGCGGACCTGGTATCGGGCCGGCTTCAAAGAGCGGATTCGCAACATCCTGAAGAGCCGGCAGATCGGCGCGACCTGGTACTTCGCGCGCGAAGCGCTGCTCGATGCGCTGAACACGGGCCGCAATCAGATCTTCCTGTCGGCCAGCAAGGCGCAGGCGCACGTGTT from Burkholderia glumae LMG 2196 = ATCC 33617 harbors:
- a CDS encoding terminase endonuclease subunit — protein: MTNQFRQHFQRTVAATAARGTPTSVGGLRDDSAYTLMLAQLDEHRRALKAVESLERKADLKRQFLPAYDAWVAGVLDGAAGAQDDVLMTIMVWRIDVGDYQGALEIGAYALRHALPLPDQYKRSTPCLLVEEFAEAALRAHRAGDAIQVEPLVEIERLTAVADMPDEVRAKLHKAIGYGLSASDPARALDHLRRALQLFANVGVKKDIERLERELKNSANGGQSDPGG
- a CDS encoding phage major capsid protein, P2 family: MRNTTREQYNRYLARIQELNGISDATKKFSVAPSVQQTLETKIQESSAFLGRINIHGVEEMEGEKIGLGVSGPIASRTDTTKRARETRDVSALDNQKYRCEKTNYDTHIRYQQLDAWAKFPDFQARLRDSIIVRQALDRIMIGWNGVKVADDTDLATNPLLQDVNIGWLQQYRNNAKQRVFSGVKIGKGEEFKNLDAVVSLARNEFLDPWYAEDPNLVVICGRELLQDKYFPLINQAQPSTETLATDIVVSQKRVGNLPAVSVPYFPPHALMVTRLDNLSIYWQTSARRRSLKEVPERDRIENYESSNDAYVIEQYGAGCVVEGIQFADAAPAAPQGGA
- a CDS encoding GPO family capsid scaffolding protein, with amino-acid sequence MAQDAKKTKFFRIATEGATTDGRTIDRAMLEQMASSYDPKTYGARINMEHIRGYTPDSTFRAYGDVIALKAEEQDGKMRLLAQLSPTKDLVALTTEQRQKVYTSMEVDPDFAGTGEAYLVGLAVTDNPASLGTEMLQFSAKHKAYDARKQRPENLFSAAIEADIEIEDEDAPPRTGDAGKSLFSKVRGLLNRKEATDEQRFSDLSQSVVALAESQSQVLEQLEKFNTNVDELKRAQKDGEKRHSELVQKLSRTDSSPQQRPTSTGSDNGAQTDC